A single window of Granulicella mallensis MP5ACTX8 DNA harbors:
- a CDS encoding amidase translates to MRKLLLLVLFGPAVLSAQSSSPAPERAAHAVMDHDLTDVSVDRLHELYREHRYTVTEVVQWHLDRIARYNGVYRAVQTVTAKAALTEAGREDVEAKQAGFRPGPLWGVPIVIKANTSIAGLTTTAGWIGYMLPGHELVAPRDAPIVAKLRKAGAILVGVTNMPDFAASDTTRSTAFGRTGNAYDVRFSPGGSSGGTVTAVTSNLAVLGNGTDTGNSIRMPVATSNLVGIFPTRGLVSIAGIAPLDWQLDNTGPIARTVADAAVALTVLAGEDPLDPATIGSQSKAQPGPYTQYLKPGALKGKRFAVPAFILDGETPVFQGVCPNATPEQFAKARKNAFTPLKPETRAAFLKAVDELRAAGATVLIDSQILPDSFAITASHICTLPYLREGTDKFLADFGPAQYHSAAEYEHAVGKRLPSVIIGGEKSGLFESTNVQQATLETDPHAGENFFNPRDKVFALYEAELDRLHLDGFVYPAIQMPPVDETMPQDGRVSEGPHSDTNWVNMLGVPAISFPAGFYEDGLPFGIEISTRKWHDGDLIGWAYDYEQHTHHRRPPVLVDRGLLPTAAKPLEP, encoded by the coding sequence ATGCGAAAGCTACTTCTCCTGGTCTTATTCGGACCGGCCGTATTGTCCGCCCAATCCAGTTCGCCTGCTCCTGAAAGAGCGGCTCATGCCGTGATGGATCACGATCTCACGGACGTCAGCGTGGATCGTCTGCATGAGCTCTATCGTGAACATCGCTACACGGTCACGGAGGTGGTTCAATGGCACCTCGACCGCATTGCGCGCTATAACGGCGTCTATCGGGCGGTCCAAACCGTTACCGCAAAGGCGGCGCTGACAGAAGCGGGCCGCGAAGACGTTGAGGCGAAGCAGGCGGGTTTTCGCCCAGGGCCTCTATGGGGTGTCCCGATTGTGATCAAGGCCAACACCAGCATCGCGGGCCTGACTACGACGGCCGGCTGGATTGGCTACATGCTTCCCGGTCACGAGTTGGTTGCACCGCGTGATGCGCCCATCGTCGCCAAGCTGCGCAAGGCCGGAGCGATTCTGGTTGGGGTGACCAACATGCCTGACTTCGCCGCCAGCGATACTACGCGTTCTACTGCTTTCGGCCGCACAGGCAACGCCTACGATGTACGTTTTTCGCCGGGTGGATCGTCGGGTGGCACCGTCACTGCTGTTACCTCTAACCTCGCCGTCCTCGGCAACGGCACGGACACGGGCAACTCCATCCGCATGCCCGTGGCGACGAGTAACCTGGTCGGCATCTTTCCGACTCGCGGCCTCGTCAGCATTGCGGGCATCGCTCCGCTCGACTGGCAACTGGATAACACGGGGCCCATCGCACGTACTGTAGCCGATGCTGCCGTGGCTCTTACTGTTCTAGCCGGCGAAGATCCCCTTGATCCGGCTACGATCGGCTCGCAAAGCAAAGCGCAGCCGGGGCCCTACACGCAATATCTGAAGCCCGGCGCACTCAAAGGCAAACGCTTTGCGGTGCCAGCTTTCATCCTCGACGGAGAGACGCCTGTCTTTCAGGGCGTTTGCCCGAACGCCACACCGGAACAGTTCGCAAAGGCGAGGAAGAATGCGTTCACTCCCTTGAAGCCGGAGACACGTGCTGCCTTCCTAAAGGCGGTCGACGAACTCCGCGCTGCGGGGGCAACGGTCCTGATCGATTCGCAGATTCTGCCCGACAGCTTCGCCATCACCGCCTCGCACATCTGCACGCTCCCGTATCTTCGCGAGGGCACGGATAAGTTTCTTGCAGACTTTGGACCTGCACAGTACCATTCTGCGGCGGAGTATGAGCATGCCGTCGGCAAGCGGCTGCCATCTGTCATCATCGGCGGAGAAAAATCAGGACTATTCGAATCCACGAACGTGCAGCAGGCCACTCTTGAGACCGATCCCCATGCGGGTGAAAATTTCTTCAACCCGCGCGACAAAGTATTCGCGCTCTACGAGGCGGAGCTCGACCGTCTACACCTGGATGGCTTCGTCTATCCTGCGATCCAGATGCCACCGGTCGACGAGACCATGCCGCAGGACGGCCGCGTAAGCGAAGGGCCGCACAGCGATACGAACTGGGTCAACATGCTGGGTGTACCGGCGATTAGTTTTCCCGCCGGATTTTATGAAGACGGTTTGCCGTTCGGCATCGAGATCAGCACACGCAAGTGGCACGACGGAGATCTGATCGGCTGGGCCTATGACTACGAACAACACACACACCATCGCAGACCGCCTGTCCTGGTCGACCGCGGTCTGCTACCGACTGCAGCCAAGCCACTTGAGCCGTAG
- a CDS encoding SDR family oxidoreductase, producing the protein MAKVVLITGANKGIGFEVARQLGRAGFTILLGARDASRGEAAAAKLRAEGSDVRPVIADLDRAHETATALAGQIQKEFGHLDVLINNAGAFDLTGGDGPASTVSIDAMKRTFDTNFFGTVEFTQPLLPLLRAAESARILNVSSGLGSVGLNNDSASPFYAVKPLGYNASKAALNMFTVNLAWELRDTKVKVNSICPGYTATDLNNNTGTQTIEEGAVAIVRFAQQPDDSPTGGFFHKDGTYSW; encoded by the coding sequence ATGGCTAAGGTTGTTCTGATCACCGGCGCAAACAAGGGCATCGGCTTCGAAGTAGCTCGTCAACTCGGACGCGCCGGATTTACCATCCTGCTCGGCGCACGCGACGCCTCCCGAGGCGAGGCAGCCGCAGCAAAGCTTCGCGCTGAGGGCTCTGACGTTCGCCCTGTCATTGCAGATCTCGATCGCGCCCACGAGACAGCCACGGCGTTAGCCGGGCAGATACAAAAGGAGTTCGGTCACCTCGACGTTCTCATCAACAACGCGGGAGCCTTCGATCTCACCGGCGGCGACGGACCGGCAAGCACCGTCTCCATCGATGCGATGAAGCGAACCTTCGACACCAACTTCTTCGGCACCGTCGAGTTCACGCAGCCCCTCCTGCCTCTGCTTCGCGCCGCCGAAAGTGCCCGCATCCTCAATGTCTCCAGCGGTCTCGGCTCCGTAGGGCTCAACAACGATTCCGCCTCGCCCTTCTACGCCGTCAAGCCCCTCGGCTATAACGCGTCCAAAGCCGCGCTGAACATGTTCACCGTGAACCTCGCCTGGGAGCTGCGCGACACGAAGGTCAAAGTCAACTCCATTTGCCCGGGCTATACCGCAACTGACCTCAACAACAACACCGGCACCCAGACCATCGAAGAGGGCGCTGTCGCCATCGTCCGCTTCGCGCAACAGCCCGACGACAGCCCCACCGGCGGCTTCTTCCACAAAGACGGCACCTATTCCTGGTAG
- the greB gene encoding transcription elongation factor GreB, with product MRKGSTRRPQDDSPALHVKNYITPGGLERLKEEHQFLLNKDRPAVAVVVAWAASNGDRSENADYQYAKRRLRQIDGRIRHLSKRMEAAEVVDPEAPRSGLRATKVYFGATVLYANAAGVEREVSIVGADEVDLDRNHVSWVSPLGRALMRSAEGDSVVLEAPGGKESLTVLEVRYERIAVEPFREPPGSYAAAKQS from the coding sequence ATGCGTAAAGGCTCTACCAGAAGACCGCAAGATGACTCGCCGGCGTTGCACGTCAAGAACTACATCACACCCGGTGGACTTGAGCGCCTGAAAGAAGAGCACCAGTTTCTGCTCAACAAAGACCGCCCGGCTGTGGCGGTAGTCGTAGCGTGGGCTGCCAGCAATGGCGATCGCAGTGAAAACGCCGACTATCAGTACGCCAAGCGCCGGCTGCGGCAGATCGATGGGCGGATTCGCCATCTCTCCAAGCGGATGGAAGCTGCCGAAGTGGTGGATCCGGAAGCTCCGAGATCGGGCCTGCGGGCGACGAAGGTGTATTTCGGTGCAACGGTGCTCTATGCCAATGCCGCGGGAGTGGAGCGAGAGGTGAGCATCGTTGGCGCCGACGAGGTCGACCTCGACCGCAACCATGTCAGTTGGGTGTCGCCTCTGGGCCGCGCATTAATGCGGTCGGCTGAGGGGGACAGCGTCGTTCTCGAAGCACCGGGCGGCAAAGAAAGCCTGACAGTGCTGGAGGTGCGTTACGAGCGCATCGCCGTAGAACCGTTCCGTGAACCTCCGGGATCGTATGCTGCTGCGAAACAGTCGTAG
- a CDS encoding beta-propeller fold lactonase family protein — protein sequence MRSRMSRFVLTGVALGVAVFTPGSWGQVAEHPVLLALSKTDHTLSIVDPVTLKVIAKMPVGPDPHEVIASADGTRAWVSNMLNSQGHELDVLDLVNHKALPSIDTAPMVGLHGLDFQGGKVWFTAQGAKSIGRLDPATGKTEWIMGTGQDFTHLIRVMPDGQTIFVSNAHSASVSIIENREMPPDPTHPAPPGPARRDWFVTTIPTSLGTEGFDISPDWKELWSAAASDGRLWIIDTAQRKVAASIDAKLNGANRLKFTPDGKRVLISILSTGDLFVYDVASRKEIKRVILGKGCAGILMDPDGSRAFVGCTAANYVAVVDLNTLTVTSHLDVGGGPDGLTWAKRP from the coding sequence ATGCGTTCAAGGATGTCCCGGTTTGTGCTGACTGGTGTTGCGTTGGGAGTTGCGGTGTTTACTCCCGGAAGCTGGGGTCAGGTTGCAGAGCACCCTGTGTTGCTGGCGCTCTCGAAGACCGATCACACGCTGTCGATCGTCGACCCAGTGACGCTGAAGGTCATTGCGAAGATGCCGGTCGGGCCGGATCCGCACGAGGTGATCGCGTCAGCGGACGGAACGCGCGCGTGGGTTTCCAATATGCTGAACAGCCAGGGACACGAGTTGGATGTGCTGGACCTGGTGAACCACAAGGCGTTGCCGAGCATCGATACAGCGCCTATGGTCGGCTTGCATGGTCTGGACTTCCAGGGCGGTAAGGTCTGGTTTACGGCGCAGGGTGCGAAGTCGATCGGCCGGCTGGACCCGGCGACGGGCAAGACGGAGTGGATCATGGGGACCGGGCAGGACTTTACACATCTGATCCGGGTGATGCCGGACGGTCAAACAATCTTTGTCTCGAACGCACATTCAGCGAGCGTCAGCATCATCGAAAACCGTGAGATGCCGCCTGATCCGACGCATCCTGCTCCGCCCGGACCGGCACGGCGTGACTGGTTCGTGACCACCATTCCGACCTCGTTGGGCACGGAGGGCTTCGATATATCGCCCGATTGGAAGGAGTTGTGGTCAGCTGCAGCGAGCGATGGCAGGCTCTGGATCATCGACACTGCGCAGCGGAAGGTGGCTGCATCGATCGATGCAAAGTTGAACGGCGCCAATCGCCTTAAGTTCACGCCCGACGGCAAACGCGTGTTGATCTCTATCCTTTCGACGGGCGATTTGTTTGTGTACGACGTGGCTTCCCGCAAAGAGATCAAACGGGTGATCCTGGGCAAAGGGTGCGCCGGTATCCTGATGGATCCGGACGGCTCACGCGCGTTCGTGGGCTGCACCGCAGCGAACTACGTTGCAGTGGTGGATCTGAACACACTGACGGTCACGAGCCATTTAGATGTGGGCGGCGGACCGGACGGTCTTACGTGGGCGAAGCGACCATGA
- a CDS encoding TetR/AcrR family transcriptional regulator: MAKKARSVQRREESLSRESIIEASIELLDSSGEGGLTFRTLSERLATGPGALYWHIANKSDLLTAACDAIVARTMEAIPPCAKPKANLRALALGMFDAIDEHPWVGSALAQAPGEMPMVRILERLGQQVRALGAEDDTQWAAVGALLNYILGVGGRNAANGQLARERGLDRSDFLEAVAAAWSQLDPREYPFTRSVAGQVRDHDDRMEFLAGIDLILRGIERGIESPRRR; encoded by the coding sequence ATGGCCAAAAAAGCGCGCAGCGTTCAGCGACGCGAAGAATCACTCTCGCGGGAGAGCATCATTGAAGCGTCGATCGAGCTTCTGGATAGCAGTGGGGAAGGCGGGCTGACTTTTCGCACGCTGTCCGAGCGGCTCGCGACGGGGCCTGGTGCTCTCTATTGGCACATCGCCAACAAGAGCGATCTGCTCACCGCCGCTTGCGATGCGATCGTTGCCCGCACGATGGAGGCGATACCTCCCTGCGCGAAGCCGAAGGCGAACCTTCGGGCTCTCGCGCTGGGCATGTTCGATGCGATCGACGAGCATCCGTGGGTGGGCTCGGCACTGGCACAGGCCCCGGGGGAGATGCCGATGGTGCGCATTCTCGAACGCCTGGGCCAGCAGGTGCGCGCTCTTGGGGCGGAGGACGACACGCAGTGGGCGGCGGTGGGAGCGTTGCTGAACTACATCCTCGGTGTCGGTGGACGGAATGCGGCCAACGGGCAGCTGGCGCGGGAGAGAGGCCTCGACAGATCGGACTTCCTTGAAGCGGTGGCTGCGGCCTGGTCTCAGCTCGATCCGCGGGAGTACCCGTTCACACGAAGCGTAGCCGGACAGGTGAGGGATCACGACGACCGAATGGAATTTCTTGCGGGAATCGATCTCATCTTGAGAGGGATCGAAAGAGGGATCGAGTCACCGCGGCGTCGCTGA
- a CDS encoding FAD-dependent oxidoreductase, protein MRTPVTIIGAGLGGLMLARVLHVHGIAATIYEAEASPDARAQGGMLDIHENNGQLALKAAGLFEQFLEIIHPGGQATRVLDKHGNVLLDEPDDGTGGRPEVPRGELRRILLNALPAGTVRWGHKLSSAAPLGGGRHALTFADGSTATTDLLVGADGAWSRVRPLLSEAIPAYVGMSFIETYLYDADTRHEASAKAVGGGALFAVAPGRGILAHREPHGVLHTYVALNKPQDWIDSLDFSDPVTAVARVAEEFDGWAPELTALLTNAEASPVPRPLHALPIQHRWDRVPGVTLLGDAAHLMIPSGEGANLAMFDGAELGQAIAANPGDVEAALLAYEKDLFPRSASEAAEAEKVLQMCLGPNAPQSLLDFFTSNQPVQ, encoded by the coding sequence ATGAGGACTCCAGTCACAATCATCGGTGCCGGGCTTGGAGGCCTGATGCTTGCGCGCGTCCTCCACGTTCACGGTATCGCCGCGACCATCTACGAAGCGGAAGCCTCGCCGGACGCACGAGCACAGGGCGGCATGCTCGACATCCACGAAAACAACGGGCAGCTCGCGCTCAAGGCAGCGGGCCTCTTCGAACAATTTCTCGAGATCATCCACCCTGGCGGTCAGGCAACGCGGGTACTCGACAAGCACGGCAACGTCCTGCTCGATGAGCCCGATGACGGCACAGGCGGCCGGCCTGAAGTCCCCCGAGGAGAGCTTCGCCGCATCCTGCTCAACGCCCTTCCTGCCGGCACGGTCCGCTGGGGACACAAACTCTCATCAGCGGCTCCCCTCGGCGGCGGTCGGCATGCCCTGACCTTTGCTGACGGCTCAACAGCGACGACCGATCTCCTCGTAGGTGCCGACGGCGCGTGGTCGAGAGTTCGTCCGCTTCTATCCGAGGCAATACCAGCCTACGTCGGCATGTCCTTCATCGAGACGTATCTATACGACGCGGACACCCGTCACGAGGCCAGCGCGAAAGCGGTTGGCGGTGGCGCGCTGTTTGCGGTGGCTCCGGGAAGAGGCATCCTCGCGCACCGTGAGCCCCACGGCGTACTGCACACGTACGTGGCGTTGAACAAGCCACAGGACTGGATCGACAGCCTCGACTTCTCCGATCCGGTGACTGCAGTGGCCCGTGTCGCCGAGGAATTCGACGGCTGGGCTCCGGAGCTGACAGCGCTCCTCACCAACGCTGAAGCCTCCCCTGTGCCTCGCCCTCTCCATGCGCTTCCGATCCAGCACAGATGGGACCGCGTACCCGGAGTGACGCTGCTCGGCGATGCAGCACACCTGATGATCCCCTCCGGCGAAGGAGCCAATCTCGCCATGTTCGACGGCGCCGAACTCGGACAGGCCATCGCCGCCAACCCCGGCGACGTCGAAGCCGCGCTCCTCGCGTATGAGAAAGACCTCTTTCCCCGCAGCGCGTCCGAGGCAGCAGAGGCGGAAAAGGTCCTCCAGATGTGCCTCGGCCCCAACGCACCTCAAAGCCTGCTGGACTTCTTCACCAGCAACCAGCCCGTCCAGTAG
- a CDS encoding DinB family protein codes for MATSHDLPEALSLVAHIVSISRFWAARVEGTAERLAPWPTLTASELEAELRQLRDRWLSLSNGTAMDAQVRYESSDGENRSSLFSEVLQEVFLHGAHHRGQIALVLRMKGFEPPRSTDFIPALRTKAL; via the coding sequence GTGGCAACGTCGCACGATCTGCCCGAAGCTCTTTCGCTCGTTGCGCATATCGTCTCCATCAGCCGCTTCTGGGCGGCGAGGGTTGAGGGTACGGCTGAGAGGCTTGCCCCGTGGCCAACTCTTACAGCTTCCGAACTGGAGGCGGAACTACGACAGCTACGGGACCGCTGGTTGAGTCTTTCCAATGGCACGGCCATGGACGCACAGGTGCGATACGAGAGCAGCGATGGAGAAAACCGCTCCAGCCTTTTCAGTGAAGTTCTCCAGGAGGTATTTCTGCACGGGGCGCACCACAGAGGACAGATTGCCCTTGTGCTACGCATGAAGGGCTTTGAGCCTCCACGTTCAACCGACTTCATTCCTGCTCTTCGCACGAAGGCACTTTAA
- a CDS encoding FAD-dependent monooxygenase encodes MKTPIPHDVIIAGAGPVGLFLACELALTKCSVLILEKAMDPHSPLKQLPFGIRGLSAPTIDALYRRDLLKELDIHKRLKNPHKTSAPVQGPRRQGGHFAGIPFLDGNIDTSQWRYRLPGSPETNLISEMQELESVLARRAEALGVEIKRGLAITDFQQTAEGVTVQSGDQSFEAKWLVGCDGSRSVVRKLGSFEFAGTEPEFTGYSAQIDIADPEKLGPGRNLTPTGMYFQSQPGYLVMIEFDGGAAHRAEPVTLEHVQDALRRVSNTGVTISSLHAATTWTDRARQATTYRNGRVLLAGDAAHIHAPLGGQGLNLGLGDAMNLGWKLAATLRGKAPEGLLDSYQSERHPLGAQVLDWSRAQVAIMKPDPPARALNAIIRDLMDTRDGATYMAARVWGVHTHYDLGGDHPLVGHSVPNFEFEDGTTISEFMHDGHAILLDFESKASRKILASEYDDRIKYVSGRAKEQFGLSAALIRPDGIIAWASDNDPDDNDIQNAAALWLMKETR; translated from the coding sequence ATGAAGACTCCCATCCCACACGATGTCATCATCGCAGGTGCAGGGCCAGTAGGTCTCTTCCTTGCCTGTGAACTGGCCCTGACCAAATGTTCCGTCCTCATCCTGGAAAAGGCGATGGATCCACACTCGCCCTTGAAGCAACTTCCCTTCGGGATACGAGGACTCTCGGCGCCTACGATCGATGCGCTCTACCGTCGTGATCTTCTAAAAGAACTCGACATACACAAACGTTTAAAAAATCCCCACAAAACCTCAGCTCCCGTACAAGGGCCACGGCGCCAGGGAGGACACTTCGCCGGCATTCCCTTTCTTGACGGCAATATTGACACCTCACAGTGGAGGTATCGCCTGCCCGGCTCGCCCGAGACCAATTTGATCTCTGAAATGCAGGAGCTTGAATCGGTGCTCGCTCGCCGCGCAGAAGCCCTCGGTGTCGAGATCAAACGCGGGCTTGCCATCACTGACTTTCAGCAAACCGCAGAGGGTGTCACTGTCCAGTCCGGCGACCAGTCGTTTGAAGCTAAATGGCTCGTGGGTTGCGACGGAAGCCGCAGTGTTGTTCGCAAGCTGGGCAGTTTTGAATTCGCCGGAACGGAGCCGGAATTTACCGGCTACTCTGCCCAGATCGACATTGCCGACCCCGAGAAGCTAGGTCCAGGCCGCAACCTGACACCCACAGGCATGTACTTCCAATCGCAGCCCGGTTACCTGGTGATGATTGAGTTTGATGGCGGAGCCGCTCATCGTGCAGAGCCAGTAACGCTGGAACACGTTCAGGACGCGCTACGCCGCGTCTCGAACACCGGCGTTACGATCAGCTCCCTCCATGCCGCAACCACCTGGACCGACCGGGCACGGCAGGCCACGACCTACCGCAACGGACGAGTACTCTTAGCCGGCGATGCCGCGCACATTCACGCACCATTGGGAGGCCAGGGGCTCAACCTCGGACTGGGCGACGCCATGAACCTGGGCTGGAAGCTCGCCGCCACCCTCCGCGGGAAAGCACCCGAAGGCTTGTTGGACAGCTATCAATCGGAACGACACCCCCTTGGCGCACAGGTTCTGGATTGGTCACGCGCCCAGGTCGCCATCATGAAACCAGACCCGCCCGCCCGCGCACTGAACGCGATCATCCGCGACCTGATGGATACGCGTGATGGTGCCACCTACATGGCAGCAAGAGTATGGGGCGTTCACACCCACTACGATCTTGGCGGCGATCACCCTCTCGTCGGCCATAGCGTTCCCAACTTTGAGTTTGAAGACGGTACAACCATCAGCGAGTTCATGCACGATGGCCACGCGATACTCCTCGATTTTGAGAGCAAGGCTTCCCGTAAAATTCTGGCGAGTGAATATGACGACCGAATCAAGTATGTCTCTGGCCGAGCGAAAGAACAATTCGGCTTGAGCGCTGCACTGATACGCCCTGATGGAATCATCGCCTGGGCATCTGACAACGACCCCGATGACAACGATATTCAAAACGCTGCCGCTCTCTGGCTCATGAAGGAGACAAGATGA
- a CDS encoding acyltransferase family protein: MNRTPAALPTKSHYQILDGLRGVAALIVVMFHTFEPYSKGDHSKQILNHGYLAVDFFFLLSGFVVAYAYDDRWGKMSQWDFYKRRLIRLQPMVIMGSVIGAAFFYFQTGPAFPLIAGTPVWKMLLVMLVGFTLVPLLPSMDIRGWNEMHPLDGPAWSLFFEYIANILYAVGIRKLSNKALGIFVFLSAVLLVHLAVSSPNGDVIGGWSIDKEQLHIGFARLLYPFFAGMLLMRIGKRIHLPGGFAICSLLVIVSLCMPRIGGTHQLWMNGLYESFCIIVLFPLIVAIGAGDRTSGSFQNKISKLLGDISYPLYITHYPLIYIYTAWVVRDKVPAAPGAVAGVLLFIASVTIAYACLKLYDEPVRAWLSRRFLGKTTS, from the coding sequence ATGAACCGGACCCCTGCCGCCCTCCCAACGAAGAGCCACTACCAAATCCTTGACGGTTTGCGTGGCGTCGCCGCCTTGATCGTCGTGATGTTCCACACCTTCGAGCCCTACTCCAAAGGCGATCACTCGAAACAGATTCTGAACCACGGCTATCTGGCCGTCGATTTCTTTTTTCTTCTTTCCGGATTCGTGGTCGCCTATGCCTACGACGACCGCTGGGGGAAGATGAGCCAATGGGACTTCTATAAGCGCCGGCTGATTCGCCTGCAACCCATGGTGATCATGGGAAGTGTCATTGGGGCGGCCTTCTTTTATTTCCAGACCGGGCCTGCGTTTCCGCTGATCGCTGGGACGCCCGTCTGGAAGATGCTGCTTGTGATGCTGGTCGGCTTCACCCTTGTGCCGCTGCTTCCGTCCATGGACATCCGGGGATGGAACGAGATGCACCCGCTCGATGGCCCCGCCTGGTCCCTCTTCTTCGAGTACATCGCGAACATCCTCTACGCTGTCGGCATCCGCAAGCTCTCGAACAAGGCACTCGGCATCTTTGTATTTCTCTCCGCGGTTTTGCTGGTCCATCTTGCCGTATCAAGTCCAAACGGTGATGTCATCGGCGGTTGGAGCATCGACAAAGAGCAGCTCCACATTGGTTTCGCACGCCTGCTCTATCCGTTCTTCGCAGGCATGTTGCTGATGCGTATCGGCAAGCGGATTCACCTTCCAGGAGGCTTTGCAATCTGTAGCCTCCTCGTGATCGTCTCTCTCTGCATGCCCAGGATTGGCGGTACACACCAGCTCTGGATGAATGGACTCTACGAGTCGTTCTGCATCATCGTCCTGTTCCCTCTCATCGTCGCGATCGGTGCCGGCGACCGCACCAGCGGAAGCTTCCAGAACAAGATCTCCAAGCTGTTGGGGGATATCTCGTATCCGCTGTACATCACGCACTATCCGCTGATCTACATCTACACGGCCTGGGTCGTCCGGGACAAAGTTCCTGCAGCACCTGGAGCAGTAGCAGGCGTGCTGTTGTTTATCGCGAGTGTCACGATCGCCTACGCCTGCTTGAAGCTCTACGATGAGCCTGTTCGGGCATGGCTTAGTCGCCGCTTCCTTGGCAAAACGACCTCATGA